Proteins encoded by one window of Glycine soja cultivar W05 chromosome 15, ASM419377v2, whole genome shotgun sequence:
- the LOC114385654 gene encoding trihelix transcription factor ASIL1-like: MDGIEDDARYPHNPYGYGYQNSPYSPPVDTEYAHDDNDENEQEQLEGDDEVDVDQSNNLQLPQEDAVDEDGMYGGGDENDDNHDDDDDDEEEEEEEVVEVEENKQIDYYAIKSEDELEWHPKKQKLKSLISTYELAPRVPAPSSVAATAPTVPKPSSGGRNSLTDWTEQETFVLLDAWGDRFLQHGRKSLRCEEWQQVAKMVSQVSKIERTDTQCRNRLDTLKKKYKKEKAKFPDSDGGACKWVYLKRMDELMSSPPQQAGLSCGLDSGEYVFMNTRVHLNHANGLDEMKDNPDNTESTGEEDSDGPQAKKRKKRRGSGEASSFRLLADSIQKFSKIYEKIENSKRQQMVELEKMRKDFHKELERQKRQILENLQCEISKLEQRNDENNDSAENGT, translated from the coding sequence ATGGATGGCATTGAGGATGATGCAAGGTACCCCCATAACCCATATGGTTATGGTTATCAGAATTCTCCATATTCCCCCCCAGTTGATACTGAATATGCccatgatgataatgatgaaaatgaacaagaacAGTTAGAAGGGGATGATGAGGTTGATGTTGATCAAAGTAACAATCTTCAGCTTCCCCAAGAGGATGCTGTTGATGAAGATGGCATGTATGGGGGTGGTGATGAAAATGATGATaaccatgatgatgatgatgatgatgaggaggaggaggaggaggaggtggtggaggTGGAAGAGAATAAGCAGATTGATTATTATGCCATTAAGAGTGAAGATGAGTTAGAGTGGCACCCAAAAAAGCAAAAGCTAAAGAGTTTGATTTCGACCTATGAACTCGCACCTCGAGTGCCAGCACCATCATCAGTTGCAGCTACTGCTCCCACGGTTCCTAAACCATCTTCTGGGGGTAGGAATTCACTAACTGACTGGACTGAGCAAGAGACTTTTGTTCTTCTTGATGCATGGGGTGATAGGTTTCTTCAACATGGAAGGAAGAGTCTTCGATGTGAGGAATGGCAACAAGTTGCAAAAATGGTATCACAAGTTTCAAAAATTGAAAGGACAGATACTCAGTGTAGAAATCGTCTAGatacattgaagaaaaaatacaaGAAGGAGAAGGCTAAATTTCCAGATAGTGATGGTGGAGCTTGCAAATGGGTTTATTTAAAAAGGATGGATGAGCTAATGTCTTCTCCTCCGCAACAAGCTGGTCTCTCTTGTGGTTTAGACTCAGGAGAGTATGTTTTTATGAACACCAGAGTTCATTTGAACCATGCAAATGGGTTGGATGAAATGAAGGATAATCCTGACAATACAGAATCTACTGGCGAAGAAGATTCTGATGggcctcaagcaaagaaaagaaagaagagaaggggCAGTGGCGAAGCTTCTTCTTTCAGGTTACTTGCTGATTCCATTCAGAAATTCAGTAAGATATATGAGAAGATAGAAAATAGTAAAAGGCAGCAGATGGTGGAACTGGAAAAGATGAGGAAGGATTTCCATAAAGAGTTGGAAAGGCAGAAGAGGCAGATTTTAGAGAATCTGCAGTGTGAGATTTCAAAACTAGAGCAGAGAAATGATGAGAACAATGATTCTGCCGAAAATGGTACTTGA